In Camelina sativa cultivar DH55 chromosome 13, Cs, whole genome shotgun sequence, the genomic window NNNNNNNNNNNNNNNNNNNNNNNNNNNNNNNNNNNNNNNNNNNNNNNNNNNNNNNNNNNNNNNNNNNNNNNNNNNNNNNNNNNNNNNNNNNNNNNNNNNNNNNNNNNNNNNNNNNNNNNNNNNNNNNNNNNNNNNNNNNNNNNNNNNNNNNNNNNNNNNNNNNNNNNNNNNNNNNNNNNNNNNNNNNNNNNNNNNNNNNNNNNNNNNNNNNNNNNNNNNNNNNNNNNNNNNNNNNNNNNNNNNNNNNNNNNNNNNNNNNNNNNNNNNNNNNNNNNNNNNNNNNNNNNNNNNNNNNNNNNNNNNNNNNNNNNNNNNNNNNNNNNNNNNNNNNNNNNNNNNNNNNNNNNNNNNNNNNNNNNNNNNNNNNNNNNNNNNNNNNNNNNNNNNNNNNNNNNNNNNNNNNNNNNNNNNNNNNNNNNNNNNNNNNNNNNNNNNNNNNNNNNNNNNNNNNNNNNNNNNNNNNNNNNNNNNNNNNNNNNNNNNNNNNNNNNNNNNNNNNNNNNNNNNNNNNNNNNNNNNNNNNNNNNNNNNNNNNNNNNNNNNNNNNNNNNNNNNNNNNNNNNNNNNNNNNNNNNNNNNNNNNNNNNNNNNNNNNNNNNNNNNNNNNNNNNNNNNNNNNNNNNNNNNNNNNNNNNNNNNNNNNNNNNNNNNNNNNNNNNNNNNNNNNNNNNNNNNNNNNNNNNNNNNNNNNNNNNNNNNNNNNNNNNNNNNNNNNNNNNNNNNNNNNNNNNNNNNNNNNNNNNNNNNNNNNNNNNNNNNNNNNNNNNNNNNNNNNNNNNNNNNNNNNNNNNNNNNNNNNNNNNNNNNNNNNNNNNNNNNNNNNNNNNNNNNNNNNNNNNNNNNNNNNNNNNNNNNNNNNNNNNNNNNNNNNNNNNNNNNNNNNNNNNNNNNNNNNNNNNNNNNNNNNNNNNNNNNNNNNNNNNNNNNNNNNNNNNNNNNNNNNNNNNNNNNNNNNNNNNNNNNNNNNNNNNNNNNNNNNNNNNNNNNNNNNNNNNNNNNNNNNNNNNNNNNNNNNNNNNNNNNNNNNNNNNNNNNNNNNNNNNNNNNNNNNNNNNNNNNNNNNNNNNNNNNNNNNNNNNNNNNNNAATCAAAgggaaattaaaaaaccaaTCTTTAAACCAAAAGAGGAAACGAATTCACAGGCTTACTTGAAAGGAAGAGAGCTGAAGGGTGTAAACTAAATTAGCAGAAGATGCGAAAAATAAGCGACTTTGATCGATGTCATAGGCTGCGAACTGTACAACTTCTTCGGTCGAATGGAATTGGATGTTCTGAGGAACCTCAGAGAAAAGCTTCAAATTTTTCATAACGGAGAGAAGTACGAATCGCTACAAACTTCGGAGCTACAGATCCAGGAAGCAGATTTAAAACCccagaagaagaaactcaagtAGCACTCATATTATTAGGGTTTAACTCAACACAAGATAAAACACACAGTCACAGGCTAATGCGTcctcttctctgtttcctttaatttccaataaaattgaaaacagaTCCGGTTAGattggtttattttggtttactcCGGTTTTTTGTgtatgagaaaaagagagagaaaaaaaaaaaaaaaaaaNACTGATGAAATATGATCCGGCCATTGTTACTTGAGAGATCGATCACTTGGTGATGCTCTATCATAAGCCTTTTCCTGGCTAGTGACGACGAGTATCAACATGCTTTCCATGATCAAActggtgttgtttgtgttgttggttcTTGCTCGTCACTCTCAATCTTTGTCAAAGCAACATCCTACTATCGAGAGTCTGCTTGACCGTTTGAATTCTCTACGACCAACTCGGTCTGTACAAGAATCAGCAGCTAAGGGTCTATTGAAAAGACTGCTTCCCACCCATTTTCATAGCTTTGGTTTCAGAATTATCTCAAAGGTTCTTCCTTTTTTGCCTTTAACCCTTATTACGCTAGAGTTGGATTTTACAGTagtgattgtttttttggtttcaatagGATGTTTGTGGTGGCAGTAGCTGCTTTCTAATTGNGATGCAGAATTCCATTTCAGAGTTTTACATGATACCATAGCATCTCCTGCTGGTTCACCAATTTTAAACGAGCTCCTCTCAAGTCCATTCCTCTCGAAGAAAGCAATTGATGGACTGCCATCATCTGATTTCCTCTTATAAACAGCTGCGATTTTTGCCCCACTCGGCATCCATTCAAGAATCCCCTGCGTGAAATCTTTTGTTTCTGAAGAAGACTGCAAAGCACCGGAATCACTTTCCCATATCTTAATCTTCTTGGACATACAACCGGATTCATAAACCTCACCCATAGTCGCAAAATATTTTCCATCACCTCTCCAGGAAATGGAAATACCCCCACAATTTACAGACAAATCATCTGCTTCACCTAAAACAGTATTTAATTCACATGGTTAGCAAATGGANNNNNNNNNNNNNNNNNNNNNNNNNNNNNNNNNNNNNNNNNNNNNNNNNNNNNNNNNNNNNNNNNNNNNNNNNNNNNNNNNNNNNNNNNNNNNNNNNNNNNNNNNNNNNNNNNNNNNNNNNNNNNNNNNNNNNNNNNNNNNNNNNNNNNNNNNNNNNNNNNNNNNNNNNNNNNNNNNNNNNNNNNNNNNNNNNNNNNNNNNNNNNNNNNNNNNNNNNNNNNNNNNNNNNNNNNNNNNNNNNNNNNNNNNNNNNNNNNNNNNNNNNNNNNNNNNNNNNNNNNNNNNNNNNNNNNNNNNNNNNNNNNNNNNNNNNNNNNNNNNNNNNNNNNNNNNNNNNNNNNNNNNNNNNNNNNNNNNNNNNNNNNNNNNNNNNNNNNNNNNNNNNNNNNNNNNNNNNNNNNNNNNNNNNNNNNNNNNNNNNNNNNNNNNNNNNNNNNNNNNNNNNNNNNNNNNNNNNNNNNNNNNNNNNNNNNNNNNNNNNNNNNNNNNNNNNNNNNNNNNNNNNNNNNNNNNNNNNNNNNNNNNNNNNNNNNNNNNNNNNNNNNNNNNNNNNNNNNNNNNNNNNNNNNNNNNNNNNNNNNNNNNNNNNNNNNNNNNNNNNNNNNNNNNNNNNNNNNNNNNNNNNNNNNNNNNNNNNNNNNNNNNNNNNNNNNNNNNNNNNNNNNNNNNNNNNNNNNNNNNNNNNNNNNNNNNNNNNNNNNNNNNNNNNNNNNNNNNNNNNNNNNNNNNNNNNNNNNNNNNNNNNNNNNNNNNNNNNNNNNNNNNNNNNNNNNNNNNNNNNNNNNNNNNNNNNNNNNNNNNNNNNNNNNNNNNNNNNNNNNNNNNNNNNNNNNNNNNNNNNNNNNNNNNNNNNNNNNNNNNNNNNNNNNNNNNNNNNNNNNNNNNNNNNNNNNNNNNNNNNNNNNNNNNNNNNNNNNNNNNNNNNNNNNNNNNNNNNNNNNNNNNNNNNNNNNNNNNNNNNNNNNNNNNNNNNNNNNNNNNNNNNNNNNNNNNNNNNNNNNNNNNNNNNNNNNNNNNNNNNNNNNNNNNNNNNNNNNNNNNNNNNNNNNNNNNNNNNNNNNNNNNNNNNNNNNNNNNNNNNNNNNNNNNNNNNNNNNNNNNNNNNNNNNNNNNNNNNNNNNNNNNNNNNNNNNNNNNNNNNNNNNNNNNNNNNNNNNNNNNNNNNNNNNNNNNNNNNNNNNNNNNNNNNNNNNNNNNNNNNNNNNNNNNNNNNNNNNNNNNNNNNNNNNNNNNNNNNNNNNNNNNNNNNNNNNNNNNNNNNNNNNNNNNNNNNNNNNNNNNNNNNNNNNNNNNNNNNNNNNNNNNNNNNNNNNNNNNNNNNNNNNNNNNNNNNNNNNNNNNNNNNNNNNNNNNNNNNNNNNNNNNNNNNNNNNNNNNNNNNNNNNNNNNNNNNNNNNNNNNNNNNNNNNNNNNNNNNNNNNNNNNNNNNNNNNNNNNNNNNNNNNNNNNNNNNNNNNNNNNNNNNNNNNNNNNNNNNNNNNNNNNNNNNNNNNNNNNNNNNNNNNNNNNNNNNNNNNNNNNNNNNNNNNNNNNNNNNNNNNNNNNNNNNNNNNNNNNNNNNNNNNNNNNNNNNNNNNNNNNNNNNNNNNNNNNNNNNNNNNNNNNNNNNNNNNNNNNNNNNNNNNNNNNNNNNNNNNNNNNNNNNNNNNNNNNNNNNNNNNNNNNNNNNNNNNNNNNNNNNNNNNNNNNNNNNNNNNNNNNNNNNNNNNNNNNNNNNNNNNNNNNNNNNNNNNNNNNNNNNNNNNNNNNNNNNNNNNNNNNNNNNNNNNNNNNNNNNNNNNNNNNNNNNNNNNNNNNNNNNNNNNNNNNNNNNNNNNNNNNNNNNNNNNNNNNNNNNNNNNNNNNNNNNNNNNNNNNNNNNNNNNNNNNNNNNNNNNNNNNNNNNNNNNNNNNNNNNNNNNNNNNNNNNNNNNNNNNNNNNNNNNNNNNNNNNNNNNNNNNNNNNNNNNNNNNNNNNNNNNNNNNNNNNNNNNNNNNNNNNNNNNNNNNNNNNNNNNNNNNNNNNNNNNNNNNNNNNNNNNNNNNNNNNNNNNNNNNNNNNNNNNNNNNNNNNNNNNNNNNNNNNNNNNNNNNNNNNNNNNNNNNNNNNNNNNNNNNNNNNNNNNNNNNNNNNNNNNNNNNNNNNNNNNNNNNNNNNNNNNNNNNNNNNNNNNNAAAACAACTGATGAAATATGATCCGGCCATTGTTACTTGAGAGATCGATCACTTGGTGATGCTCTATCATAAGCCTTTTCCTGGCTAGTGACGACGAGTATCAACATGCTTTCCATGATCAAActggtgttgtttgtgttgttggttcTTGCTCGTCACTCTCAATCTTTGTCAAAGCAACATCCTACTATCGAGAGTCTGCTTGACCGTTTGAATTCTCTACGACCAACTCGGTCTGTACAAGAATCAGCAGCTAAGGGTCTATTGAAAAGACTGCTTCCCACCCATTTTCATAGCTTTGGTTTCAGAATTATCTCAAAGGTTCTTCCTTTTTTGCCTTTAACCCTTATTACGCTAGAGTTGGATTTTACAGTagtgattgtttttttggtttcaatagGATGTTTGTGGTGGCAGTAGCTGCTTTCTAATTGAAAATTATGATGTCCCGAGAAGAATTAGACCTGAAATTGTGTAAGTATATATCTTGATGAGGGTTTActtgatattattattctcttccaagttttgttcatttttaaCTTGTATTTCAGGATTAAAGGCACAACTGGAGTTGAGATTGCTTCTGGGCTCCATTGGTATTTGAAGTATAAATGTAACGCTCATGTTTCTTGGGACAAGACTGGTGGCATTCAGATTGCCTCTGTTCCACAGCCTGGACATCTACCTCGTCTAGATTCTAAGGGCATCTTNAGTCGCAAAATATTTTCCATCACCTCTCCAGGAAATGGAAATATCCCCACAATTTACAGACAAATCACCTGCTTCACCTAAAACAGTATTTAATTCACATGGTTAGCAAATGGACAGAAGGTGCTCAAGATAATTCACAAATAAAACCATAACTTTAAGTCAATTTGATAAGAAGGTAAGGGGTCCTTACGTACGTAACCACCTTCAGGAACCTCTCCAAGCGCCCTCTCGTACATCAAGACCCAATCATAAGTCATTACAAGCAACTGTCCAAGACCAGTAATCAATCCAAGTAGATCTCCAGTAGGACTAGGCGAGATACACTTGACACCTCCTTCAATATTTCCAACTAGCTCAGTCACATCGCTCTCCACATTATGAACCAGAAGAAGCCCATGAGAAGTCCCAATTAACAGAGACTCCTTCTCAGCGAGATAGTCAAAGGCCGTGATGAAATCCTCAGGCTCTATATCGATACTGCAGACCTCCACAGGTAAAGCGGTTTTTGCTCCAGCTCTCCCATTCTGCCACATTATGGACTTAAGAAATCAatacaagagaaagaaacaccataacataggaaaaaaaactttggatttCAACAGACCCTAATCCCTAAGTTCACTTGCAAGTTCATCCACGAGAGACTTGAATCAAAgggaaattaaaaaaccaaTCTTTAAACCAAAAGAGGAAACGAATTCACAGGCTTACTTGAAAGGAAGAGAGCTGAAGGGTGTAAACTAAATTAGCAGAAGATGCGAAAAATAAGCGACTTTGATCGATGTCATAGGCTGCGAACTGTACAACTTCTTCGGTCGAATGGAATTGGATGTTCTGAGGAACCTCAGAGAAAAGCTTCAAATTTTTCATAACGGAGAGAAGTACGAATCGCTACAAACTTCGGAGCTACAGATCCAGGAAGCAGATTTAAAACCccagaagaagaaactcaagtAGCACTCATATTATTAGGGTTTAACTCAGCACAAGATACAACACACAGTCACAGGCTATAAAGCGTcctcttctctgtttcctttaatttccaataaaattgaaaacagaTCCGGTTAGcttggtttattttggtttactcCGGTTTATTGTGTATGAGAaaaagacagaaacaaaaaaaaaaactgatgaaatatgaaataaaaaataataatccgGCCATTGTTACTTGAGAGATCACTTGCTGGTGCTATCATAAGCCTTTTTCCTGGCTAGTGACGAAGAGTATCAACATGCGTTCCATGATCAAattggtgttgtttgtgttgttggttcTTGCTCGTCACTCTCAATCTTTGTCAAAGCAACATCCTACTATCGATAGTCTGCTTGACCGTTTAGATTCTCTACGACCAATTCGGTCTGTACAAGAATCAGCAGCTAAGGGTCTATTGCAAAGACTGCTTTCCAACCATTTTCATAGCTTTGATTTCAGAATTATCTCAAAGGTTCTTCCTTTTTTGCCTTTAACCCTGTTATGTTAGAGTTAGATTTTACAGTTActgattgtttttttggtttcaatagGATGTTTGTGGTGGCAGTAGCTGCTTTCTAATTGAGAACTATGATGGCCCGGGACGAATTGGACCTGATATTGTGTAAGTATATTTCTTGATGAGGGTTTACCTGATATTATTCTCTTCCAAGTTTTGTTCATTTCTAACTTGTATTTCAGGATTAAAGGCACAACTGGAGTTGAGATTGCTTCTGGGCTCCATTGGTATTTGAAGTATAAATGTAATGCTCATGTTTCTTGGGACAAGACTGGTGGCATTCAGATTGCCTCTGTTCCACAGCCTGGACATCTACCTCGTCTAGATTCTAAGGGCATCTTGATTAGGCGTCCTGTCCCTTGGAACTATTACCAAAATGTTGTTACATCTAGCTGTAAGACATATACACGTCTTggaatcaaaattttctcttttgtcaatGGTCATGTAATGATACACTCACATCACATTTTCTGCTCCTGGTTCTGCTTTCTTGTTTACTTCTAGATTCATATGTTTGGTGGGAATGGGAGAgatgggagagagagattgacTGGATGGCATTGAAAGGAATCAACTTGCCTCTAGCATTCACTGGGCAAGAAGCTATTTGGCAAAAAGTTTTCAAGGTAAATATTGGATTCTTATTCTTTTCAGATTGCAATCAGGAATGAAAATTTTTTAGATAGTCTGTGATAGTAATTGTTCGCTGTGAAGTTATCGGCTATTGCATTCTTTTATATTGGATATAAGTTTAGTCATAGTAACCAAGTTCTATATCAATCTTTTTTAGAGGTTCAATATCAGCAAAGTGGACCTTGATGACTATTTTGGTGGACCAGCGTTTCTTGCTTGGGCTCGTATGGGAAATCTTCACGCGTAAATTACCTTATCTCTGATATTTTCAGGCTCCTATCGTAAATGCTCCCTCTGAGCTAGATCTATCGTTCATTCTTGGAACTCACATAATCCATATCTTTCTGCATCATCTACATCACAGGTGGGGTGGTCCATTATCGGAAAACTGGTTAAGTGACCAGTTGCTTTTGCAGAAACGGATACTTTCTCGAATGCTGGAGCTTGGCATGACTCCAGGTCTAATGAACAATCACTCTATTCTTTTTTAAGATACTTAATAGATTGTTCTCATAGCATCTTAAATTTTCGCCGTTTCCTCCTTTCGTAGTACTTCCATCATTCTCTGGCAATGTTCCATCAGCTTTGAAAAAGATATATCCCGGGGCAAATATAACTCGACTTGATAATTGGTAGGTTTTCCCTTCGTAAATCATGCCCATAAACTTTTTAACACCATGGATCAAACTTTTTGAGCTGTGTGATGAGAAAGCATATATATACTAGCATTTTACTGTTTAACCTTGTGTTTCCTTTCCTCTCAGGAACACAGTGGATGGTGATTCTCGCTGGTGCTGCACATACCTTCTGAATCCTTCTGATCCTCTCTTCATCGACATTGGAGAGGCTTTTATCAAACAACAAATTGAAGGTACCCTGAAGCTATTTATGTTTTGACAATCTTGGAATTTATCTAATCCATTGAAAGCCATTTTCTCAAATTAAACACATAGCAATAAAGATCCCACCTGATCACAGTCTGTTTTATATAATTAGacgtatatatatgtctttaatTTTACCTTGTTACTGTCTCAGAATATGGAGAGATTACAAACATTTATAACTGGTAATTATCTTCAGTTTGGACCTAGAGGTAAATTATTTGTTGCAACTTTTTCTAGTTATTTTGGACCCAGTCACCCAGGTGAGTAGTGGTCAATATGATTTTCCGCAAAAATGCATGACTCAAAAACCCAACTCTCTTCGTATGGGATAATGATGATACTAATCTCACCTGTGTTAATGCAGTGATACATTCAATGAGAATACTCCTCCCACAATTGAACCTGAATATATATCTTCACTAGGAGCTGCAGTGTACAAAGCAATgtcaaaaggaaacaagaacGCTGTATGGTTAATGCAAGTATGTCTTCTTTTCCGTTTTGTTCTCAGTGGCATACGAACTTTAGGAtgctatattaaaaattgtaaacacACAGTTTTAATATTGAAGTAACAGCAATCTAGAATGATGGGGCAGGGAAATCTACATTTCTGAATGCGTTCTTACTTGAGACCCACCTTTGTGCAGGGTTGGCTTTTTAGTTCTGACTCAAAATTCTGGAAGCCGCCTCAGATGAAAGTAAACACCCAATCTAGTATATATGACTATTGCTGATAGATTCAATATCCCAGCCTCGCTTGCTTTCTGCAGGCGCTCTTACATTCAGTTCCCTTTGGCAAAATGATAGTTCTTGATCTGTATGCTGAAGTTAAACCGATATGGAACACGTCCTCCCAATTTTATGGAACTCCTTATATATGGTATATTGTTGTGTCGGTTTCCTTCTTATACCTGAGTCAGAGTTATATTTTACGTGTTATTATTAATACCAGCTGAATTCCAGGTGCATGCTTCACAATTTTGGAGGCAACATTGAAATGTATGGTGCTCTTGATTCAATTTCTTCAGGACCCGTTGATGCTCGTGTGAGCAAAAATTCAACCATGGTATTTTGATGACTACATTCTCAATTTATTTCACATTTTTAGTCGAACGTATACTTTGGTGAGGCCATTTTCACCGCTTAGAAAcggtatctttttttttgtgtttcgcATAGGTCGGTGTAGGAATGTGCATGGAAGGAATAGAGCAGAACCCTGTGGTTTA contains:
- the LOC104735377 gene encoding alpha-N-acetylglucosaminidase-like isoform X1, producing MRSMIKLVLFVLLVLARHSQSLSKQHPTIDSLLDRLDSLRPIRSVQESAAKGLLQRLLSNHFHSFDFRIISKDVCGGSSCFLIENYDGPGRIGPDIVIKGTTGVEIASGLHWYLKYKCNAHVSWDKTGGIQIASVPQPGHLPRLDSKGILIRRPVPWNYYQNVVTSSYSYVWWEWERWEREIDWMALKGINLPLAFTGQEAIWQKVFKRFNISKVDLDDYFGGPAFLAWARMGNLHAWGGPLSENWLSDQLLLQKRILSRMLELGMTPVLPSFSGNVPSALKKIYPGANITRLDNWNTVDGDSRWCCTYLLNPSDPLFIDIGEAFIKQQIEEYGEITNIYNCDTFNENTPPTIEPEYISSLGAAVYKAMSKGNKNAVWLMQGWLFSSDSKFWKPPQMKALLHSVPFGKMIVLDLYAEVKPIWNTSSQFYGTPYIWCMLHNFGGNIEMYGALDSISSGPVDARVSKNSTMVGVGMCMEGIEQNPVVYELTSEMAFRDEKVDVQKWLKSYARRRYMKENHQIEAAWDILYHTVYNCTDGIADHNTDFIVKLPDWDPSSSIQDKWKQTDSISTGSYETKRRFLFQDKSSGLPKAHLWYSTKEVIKALKLFLEAGDDLSRSLTYRYDMVDLTRQVLSKLANQVYIEAVTAFVKQDVGSLRRLSEKYLEIIKDMDVLLASDDNFLLGTWLESAKKLARNNDERKQYEWNARTQVTMWYDSKDLNQSKLHDYANKYWSGLLKDYYLPRATLYFNEMLKSLQDKKKFKVEKWRREWIMMSHKWQQSSSEIYPVKAKGDALAISRHLLCKYFP
- the LOC104735377 gene encoding alpha-N-acetylglucosaminidase-like isoform X2 → MRSMIKLVLFVLLVLARHSQSLSKQHPTIDSLLDRLDSLRPIRSVQESAAKGLLQRLLSNHFHSFDFRIISKDVCGGSSCFLIENYDGPGRIGPDIVIKGTTGVEIASGLHWYLKYKCNAHVSWDKTGGIQIASVPQPGHLPRLDSKGILIRRPVPWNYYQNVVTSSYSYVWWEWERWEREIDWMALKGINLPLAFTGQEAIWQKVFKRFNISKVDLDDYFGGPAFLAWARMGNLHAWGGPLSENWLSDQLLLQKRILSRMLELGMTPVLPSFSGNVPSALKKIYPGANITRLDNWNTVDGDSRWCCTYLLNPSDPLFIDIGEAFIKQQIEEYGEITNIYNCDTFNENTPPTIEPEYISSLGAAVYKAMSKGNKNAVWLMQGWLFSSDSKFWKPPQMKALLHSVPFGKMIVLDLYAEVKPIWNTSSQFYGTPYIWCMLHNFGGNIEMYGALDSISSGPVDARVSKNSTMVGVGMCMEGIEQNPVVYELTSEMAFRDEKVDVQKWLKSYARRRYMKENHQIEAAWDILYHTVYNCTDGIADHNTDFIVKLPDWDPSSSIQDKWKQTDSISTGSYETKRRFLFQDKSSGLPKAHLWYSTKEVIKALKLFLEAGDDLSRSLTYRYDMVDLTRQVLSKLANQVYIEAVTAFVKQDVGSLRRLSEKYLEIIKDMDVLLASDDNFLLGTWLESAKKLARNNDERKQYEWNARTQVTMWYDSKDLNQSKLHDYENRCNLCSKQVLEWVT
- the LOC104735377 gene encoding alpha-N-acetylglucosaminidase-like isoform X3 — encoded protein: MLSMIKLVLFVLLVLARHSQSLSKQHPTIESLLDRLNSLRPTRSVQESAAKGLLKRLLPTHFHSFGFRIISKDVCGGSSCFLIENYDGPGRIGPDIVIKGTTGVEIASGLHWYLKYKCNAHVSWDKTGGIQIASVPQPGHLPRLDSKGILIRRPVPWNYYQNVVTSSYSYVWWEWERWEREIDWMALKGINLPLAFTGQEAIWQKVFKRFNISKVDLDDYFGGPAFLAWARMGNLHAWGGPLSENWLSDQLLLQKRILSRMLELGMTPVLPSFSGNVPSALKKIYPGANITRLDNWNTVDGDSRWCCTYLLNPSDPLFIDIGEAFIKQQIEEYGEITNIYNCDTFNENTPPTIEPEYISSLGAAVYKAMSKGNKNAVWLMQGWLFSSDSKFWKPPQMKALLHSVPFGKMIVLDLYAEVKPIWNTSSQFYGTPYIWCMLHNFGGNIEMYGALDSISSGPVDARVSKNSTMVGVGMCMEGIEQNPVVYELTSEMAFRDEKVDVQKWLKSYARRRYMKENHQIEAAWDILYHTVYNCTDGIADHNTDFIVKLPDWDPSSSIQDKWKQTDSISTGSYETKRRFLFQDKSSGLPKAHLWYSTKEVIKALKLFLEAGDDLSRSLTYRYDMVDLTRQVLSKLANQVYIEAVTAFVKQDVGSLRRLSEKYLEIIKDMDVLLASDDNFLLGTWLESAKKLARNNDERKQYEWNARTQVTMWYDSKDLNQSKLHDYANKYWSGLLKDYYLPRATLYFNEMLKSLQDKKKFKVEKWRREWIMMSHKWQQSSSEIYPVKAKGDALAISRHLLCKYFP
- the LOC104735378 gene encoding elongator complex protein 1 isoform X2; the encoded protein is MKNLKLFSEVPQNIQFHSTEEVVQFAAYDIDQSRLFFASSANLVYTLQLSSFQNGRAGAKTALPVEVCSIDIEPEDFITAFDYLAEKESLLIGTSHGLLLVHNVESDVTELVGNIEGGVKCISPSPTGDLLGLITGLGQLLVMTYDWVLMYERALGEVPEGGYVKQVICL
- the LOC104735378 gene encoding elongator complex protein 1 isoform X1, with protein sequence MKNLKLFSEVPQNIQFHSTEEVVQFAAYDIDQSRLFFASSANLVYTLQLSSFQNGRAGAKTALPVEVCSIDIEPEDFITAFDYLAEKESLLIGTSHGLLLVHNVESDVTELVGNIEGGVKCISPSPTGDLLGLITGLGQLLVMTYDWVLMYERALGEVPEGGYVKQMICL